The Kaustia mangrovi genome has a segment encoding these proteins:
- a CDS encoding autotransporter outer membrane beta-barrel domain-containing protein produces MRNRSFRRLFPALLASTALLPAVLVAGPARADCTTAGDTTTCNTSSPNPYTATVGTGQGDDDRTVTVETGAEISAGNANAISLGNGATITVEDGATVRNNVTTSNGNFGTGANTIEFEGNGTLYVGEGAQVLSEGPKSNVEAVNVHGFGNKIENHGTIHAENNAAIWFENWPGADGTGKNEVDNFGVISTAKNGGDANVFGAQDNSTGIVFKNRTGAEVHGHLRFADGDDELEFFANSLVTGDIDGGGGTDDLTLNGADGSSDILAGDISNFETLLKTGAGKWTATGTLKGFTIVTVDNGTLALTGDNTDFNGKVVVNADGIMEARAQSLPLTTLGGPDVNNDGLVRFTQPDDGTYTGQIAGTGAVEKTGAGVLTLDPTAASGNTYSGGTYFNEGTIAVGADNALGASNGALVFDGGALRFDASFDLSADRDITLMDGGGIFDTQGFTSTLSQGLTGTGGFVKKGGGTLILNGDNSHDGGTRVDAGALVVGDADHSGASLSGAGDVLVSSGATLGGYGRVVGDVANNGTIAVANALAALSAGPTGTFTVEGDLANNGRIQLGGESVGNRLVIGGDYVGNGDIYLNTVLGDDGSATDLVVIDGGSATGNTALHITNAGGLGALTTGDGIRVVDAINGATTDSEAFALANRLAAGAYEYELYYGGRATTGGDPGDQDWYLRSHKPGEDDPLYRDEVPLYSALPSLATLYGFAMLDTLHERVGETFQRPRRADGADGGAAASGGWGRVLGVYGKHKSDDFVDDGAEFDYTFGAVQTGLDLYRREGRDGSRDNAGFYLGVGHVDADVDKQYGGKAGTADLDAYSFGLYWTHFGATGWYLDAVAQGTYYDAKAHSERGQKLDTDGYGLIASLEAGYPVRLDEGLVLEPQAQLAYQHVHMDGGKDDYGRVSYENTDTLLGRLGARLAKTWQTTSDGRPLPSTAWLRVNVWNQFLNDPDTTFTTLDGNHPASVSSPLSGTWGEIGIGGSAFVTESVSLFAVGSYNHALDNSGMESWDAKAGLTVVW; encoded by the coding sequence ATGCGGAATCGCAGTTTCCGCAGGCTGTTCCCGGCCCTTCTGGCCTCAACGGCTTTGCTTCCCGCCGTGCTCGTCGCCGGGCCCGCCCGGGCGGACTGCACGACGGCGGGCGACACGACGACCTGCAACACATCCAGCCCCAACCCCTACACCGCCACGGTCGGCACCGGCCAGGGCGACGACGACCGGACGGTGACGGTCGAGACGGGCGCGGAGATCTCCGCCGGCAATGCCAATGCGATCAGCCTCGGAAACGGCGCCACGATCACCGTCGAGGACGGCGCAACCGTGCGCAACAATGTCACCACCAGCAACGGCAATTTCGGTACCGGCGCCAACACCATCGAGTTCGAGGGCAACGGAACGCTCTATGTCGGCGAAGGTGCGCAAGTTCTCTCCGAGGGCCCGAAGAGCAATGTGGAAGCCGTAAATGTCCACGGCTTCGGCAACAAGATAGAAAACCATGGCACGATCCACGCGGAGAACAACGCCGCGATCTGGTTCGAGAACTGGCCGGGCGCCGACGGGACCGGCAAGAACGAAGTCGACAATTTCGGCGTCATCTCCACAGCCAAGAATGGCGGCGACGCCAATGTGTTCGGCGCACAGGACAATTCCACCGGCATCGTCTTCAAGAACCGCACCGGCGCGGAGGTCCACGGCCATCTGCGTTTCGCCGACGGCGACGACGAGCTGGAGTTCTTCGCCAACTCGCTTGTGACCGGCGACATCGACGGCGGCGGTGGCACGGACGACCTGACGCTGAATGGCGCGGACGGTTCCTCCGACATCCTTGCCGGCGACATTTCCAACTTCGAGACCCTGCTCAAGACGGGCGCGGGCAAGTGGACGGCCACCGGTACGCTCAAGGGCTTCACCATCGTCACCGTGGACAATGGCACGCTCGCGCTCACCGGCGACAATACCGACTTCAACGGCAAGGTCGTGGTGAACGCCGACGGCATCATGGAAGCGCGCGCCCAGAGCCTGCCACTCACCACGCTCGGCGGCCCGGACGTCAACAATGACGGCCTCGTGCGCTTCACCCAGCCCGACGACGGCACCTATACGGGCCAGATCGCCGGCACCGGTGCGGTTGAGAAGACGGGCGCCGGCGTCCTGACGCTCGACCCGACGGCGGCCTCGGGCAACACCTATTCCGGTGGCACCTATTTCAACGAGGGCACCATCGCGGTCGGCGCGGACAACGCGCTCGGCGCATCTAACGGCGCCCTCGTCTTCGATGGCGGCGCGCTGCGCTTCGATGCAAGCTTCGACCTGTCGGCGGACCGCGACATCACGCTCATGGACGGTGGCGGTATCTTTGACACGCAGGGCTTCACCTCCACCCTCTCCCAGGGCCTCACCGGGACCGGCGGCTTCGTCAAGAAGGGCGGCGGCACGCTGATCCTCAACGGCGACAACAGCCATGACGGCGGCACCCGGGTGGATGCGGGCGCACTGGTGGTGGGCGATGCCGACCATTCGGGCGCGTCGCTGTCCGGCGCGGGCGACGTCCTCGTCTCCTCCGGCGCCACGCTCGGCGGCTATGGCCGCGTTGTCGGCGACGTCGCCAATAACGGCACGATCGCAGTCGCCAATGCCCTTGCCGCACTGTCGGCCGGCCCGACCGGCACCTTCACCGTCGAGGGCGATCTCGCCAATAATGGCCGGATCCAGCTTGGCGGCGAGAGCGTCGGCAACAGGCTCGTCATCGGCGGCGACTATGTCGGCAATGGCGACATCTACCTCAACACGGTGCTTGGCGACGACGGCTCGGCGACCGACCTCGTGGTGATCGACGGCGGCAGCGCCACCGGGAACACCGCGCTCCACATCACCAATGCCGGCGGTCTCGGCGCGCTGACCACGGGCGACGGCATCCGCGTCGTCGACGCCATCAACGGGGCGACGACCGATTCGGAGGCCTTCGCGCTCGCCAACCGGCTTGCCGCGGGCGCCTACGAGTACGAGCTCTATTACGGAGGCCGCGCAACGACCGGCGGCGATCCGGGAGACCAGGACTGGTATCTGCGTTCCCACAAGCCGGGCGAGGACGACCCGCTCTATCGCGACGAGGTGCCGCTCTATTCCGCCCTGCCCTCGCTCGCCACGCTTTACGGCTTCGCCATGCTCGACACGCTCCATGAGCGCGTCGGCGAGACCTTCCAGCGGCCGCGCCGGGCGGACGGGGCGGATGGCGGCGCCGCCGCCTCAGGCGGCTGGGGCCGCGTCCTCGGTGTCTACGGCAAGCACAAGAGCGACGATTTCGTCGATGACGGCGCGGAGTTCGACTACACCTTCGGCGCCGTGCAGACCGGCCTCGACCTCTATCGCCGCGAGGGCCGCGACGGCTCGCGAGACAATGCCGGCTTCTATCTCGGCGTCGGCCATGTGGACGCCGATGTCGACAAGCAGTATGGCGGCAAGGCGGGCACCGCCGATCTCGACGCCTATTCGTTCGGCCTCTACTGGACCCATTTCGGCGCGACGGGCTGGTATCTCGACGCGGTCGCCCAGGGCACCTATTACGATGCCAAGGCCCATTCCGAACGCGGCCAGAAGCTCGACACCGACGGCTATGGCCTGATCGCCTCGCTGGAGGCCGGCTACCCGGTCCGGCTCGACGAGGGCCTCGTGCTCGAACCGCAGGCCCAGCTCGCCTACCAGCATGTTCATATGGATGGCGGCAAGGACGATTACGGGCGGGTTTCCTACGAGAATACGGACACCCTTCTCGGCCGGCTCGGCGCCCGTCTCGCCAAGACATGGCAGACGACCTCCGACGGCCGTCCGCTGCCGTCGACGGCCTGGCTCCGGGTGAATGTCTGGAACCAGTTCCTCAACGATCCCGACACGACGTTCACCACGCTCGACGGCAACCATCCCGCTTCCGTCTCCTCCCCGCTCTCGGGCACCTGGGGCGAGATCGGCATCGGCGGCTCCGCCTTTGTGACCGAGAGCGTCTCGCTGTTCGCCGTGGGCAGCTACAACCACGCCCTCGACAACAGCGGCATGGAGTCCTGGGACGCGAAGGCCGGCCTGACCGTCGTCTGGTAA
- a CDS encoding SMP-30/gluconolactonase/LRE family protein: MTPRADCILDARARLGEAALWSQTEQRLWWTDISAGRLNRFDPASGTNESWDFPCPLGCFALRSRGGLVLALANGWHSFDPATGKTAFWSDPEPDRPGNRFNDGTTDPAGRFWAGTMPIEGARECAEGALYRLDTDRRTTRVMDGFFVQNGLAFSPDGRVMYVSDSHPDIRTVWAYDYDIDTGTPTGKRVFFDTRQVRGRPDGGTVDADGCYWMAGVSGWQLVRITPDGRVDCTIDMPVEKPTKIAFGGRDLRTLFVTSISENITPGTAERQPQAGGIFALDVGIPGLPSSSFWG, from the coding sequence ATGACGCCGCGCGCGGACTGCATACTGGACGCCAGGGCCCGGCTCGGAGAGGCCGCATTGTGGTCGCAGACCGAGCAGCGTCTGTGGTGGACGGATATCTCGGCAGGCCGGCTCAACCGGTTCGATCCCGCAAGCGGCACGAACGAGAGCTGGGACTTCCCCTGCCCGCTCGGCTGCTTCGCCCTGCGCTCGCGCGGCGGGCTCGTCCTCGCGCTTGCCAATGGCTGGCACAGCTTCGACCCGGCGACGGGCAAGACGGCGTTCTGGAGCGATCCCGAACCCGACAGGCCCGGCAATCGCTTCAATGACGGCACGACCGATCCCGCCGGGCGCTTCTGGGCGGGGACCATGCCGATAGAGGGCGCGCGCGAATGTGCCGAAGGCGCCCTCTACCGGCTCGACACCGACCGCCGGACGACGCGTGTCATGGACGGCTTTTTTGTGCAGAACGGCCTCGCCTTCTCGCCCGACGGACGCGTCATGTATGTCTCCGACAGCCATCCCGATATCCGCACCGTCTGGGCCTATGACTACGACATCGACACCGGCACGCCGACCGGCAAGCGCGTCTTCTTCGATACCCGGCAGGTGCGCGGCCGGCCCGATGGCGGCACGGTCGACGCGGATGGCTGCTACTGGATGGCGGGCGTGAGCGGCTGGCAGCTCGTACGGATCACGCCGGATGGCCGTGTCGACTGCACGATCGACATGCCTGTGGAGAAGCCTACCAAGATCGCCTTCGGGGGGCGCGACCTAAGGACGCTGTTCGTCACCTCCATCAGCGAAAACATCACGCCAGGAACCGCGGAGCGTCAGCCCCAGGCCGGCGGAATTTTCGCTCTGGACGTAGGGATTCCGGGACTTCCCAGCTCTTCCTTTTGGGGTTAA
- the kdgD gene encoding 5-dehydro-4-deoxyglucarate dehydratase has product MTLDTLKARIGSGLLSFPVTPFGADLAFDEEAHRAHVAWMAGYGPAALFVAGGTGEFFSLTPEEVVRSVRGAREAAGDLPIISGCGYGTAMASELARAAEGAGADALLLLPHYLIGASQEGLYRHVKAVCDAVGIGVIVYNRANLVLTAQTLERLCEACPNLIGFKDGVGDVGAVRQVTARLGDRLVYVGGMPTAELFAEAYKAAGMTTYSSAVFNFMPEMAQRFFQALQSDDRETMHALLTGFFYPYMAIRDRGTGYAVSIIKAGLRLTGRDAGPVRPPLTDLTDGEHDMLAPLIERYR; this is encoded by the coding sequence ATGACACTCGACACCCTCAAGGCCCGCATCGGCAGCGGCCTCCTGTCCTTCCCCGTGACCCCGTTCGGCGCGGATCTGGCCTTCGACGAGGAGGCCCACCGCGCCCATGTCGCCTGGATGGCGGGATACGGGCCGGCGGCCCTGTTCGTGGCCGGCGGCACCGGCGAGTTCTTCTCGCTGACGCCGGAGGAGGTCGTGCGCTCGGTGCGCGGCGCACGCGAGGCGGCGGGCGACCTGCCGATCATCTCCGGCTGCGGCTACGGCACCGCCATGGCCTCAGAACTCGCCCGCGCGGCGGAAGGTGCCGGAGCGGACGCCCTGCTTCTCCTGCCGCATTATCTGATCGGCGCGAGCCAGGAGGGTCTCTACCGCCACGTCAAGGCGGTGTGCGACGCGGTCGGCATCGGCGTCATCGTCTACAATCGCGCCAATCTCGTGCTCACGGCGCAGACGCTGGAGCGGTTGTGCGAGGCCTGTCCGAACCTGATCGGCTTCAAGGACGGGGTCGGCGATGTCGGCGCGGTCCGCCAGGTGACGGCACGGCTCGGCGACCGGCTCGTCTATGTCGGCGGCATGCCGACGGCGGAGCTCTTCGCGGAGGCCTACAAGGCGGCCGGCATGACGACCTACTCCTCCGCGGTCTTCAATTTCATGCCGGAGATGGCCCAGCGCTTCTTCCAGGCGCTCCAGAGCGACGACCGCGAAACGATGCACGCATTGCTCACCGGCTTCTTCTATCCCTATATGGCGATTCGCGACCGGGGGACGGGCTATGCGGTCTCCATCATCAAGGCGGGGCTGCGGCTCACCGGCCGGGATGCCGGGCCGGTCCGCCCGCCCCTGACCGACCTCACCGACGGGGAGCACGACATGCTCGCCCCCCTGATCGAACGCTACAGGTGA
- a CDS encoding FadR/GntR family transcriptional regulator, translating into MNEQTATHAGKRRSLTAHVQAVLRERIAGGTIRPGDRLPTEKALIEEFGVSRTVIREAVARLAADGLVEPRQGAGVFVLEPPKTEAGALSLLSADSGKISSILEALELRTAVEIEAAGLAAERCSPAQEAKIGEALDEIDAAVARGESATAVDFAFHLAIAEATNNRYYWEFLEFLGNRTIPRAQFARKDGSAPVPMATLRQFQAEHRHIAEAIAARDPDRARDAMRLHLRGSLERYRALIRRKD; encoded by the coding sequence ATGAACGAGCAGACCGCCACACACGCCGGCAAGCGCCGGAGCCTCACCGCGCACGTTCAGGCCGTCCTGCGCGAGCGCATCGCCGGCGGCACCATCAGGCCCGGCGACAGGCTCCCGACGGAGAAGGCCCTGATCGAGGAGTTCGGCGTCAGCCGCACCGTGATCCGCGAGGCGGTCGCGCGCCTTGCCGCCGACGGCCTCGTGGAGCCGCGCCAGGGCGCCGGCGTCTTCGTGCTCGAACCGCCGAAGACCGAGGCCGGCGCGCTGAGCCTCCTGTCGGCGGATTCGGGCAAGATCTCCTCAATCCTGGAGGCGCTGGAACTGCGCACGGCGGTGGAGATCGAGGCCGCCGGCCTTGCCGCGGAGCGCTGCTCGCCCGCCCAGGAGGCCAAGATCGGCGAGGCGCTCGACGAGATCGATGCCGCCGTCGCACGCGGCGAGAGTGCGACGGCGGTCGATTTCGCCTTCCATCTCGCCATCGCGGAGGCCACCAACAACCGCTATTACTGGGAGTTCCTGGAGTTTCTCGGCAATCGCACCATTCCGCGCGCCCAGTTCGCCCGCAAGGACGGGTCCGCGCCCGTCCCGATGGCGACGCTCCGACAGTTCCAGGCCGAGCACCGGCACATTGCAGAGGCCATCGCCGCGCGCGACCCAGACCGGGCGCGCGACGCCATGCGCCTCCATCTGCGCGGCAGCCTGGAGCGCTATCGCGCCCTGATCCGCCGGAAGGACTGA
- a CDS encoding TRAP transporter large permease subunit, whose protein sequence is MILMMKLGLGLCTPPVGACLFVGCVIGQTPIAQALRSIWPFYLAILLALMLTTFVPAIPLALPSRPG, encoded by the coding sequence ATGATCCTGATGATGAAGCTGGGCCTGGGGCTGTGCACGCCGCCGGTCGGTGCCTGCCTGTTCGTCGGATGCGTCATCGGCCAGACCCCCATCGCGCAAGCGCTGAGGTCGATCTGGCCGTTCTATCTTGCGATCCTGCTTGCGCTTATGCTGACGACCTTCGTTCCTGCAATCCCGCTGGCATTGCCGTCGCGTCCCGGATAG
- a CDS encoding NAD-dependent epimerase/dehydratase family protein — MHKLLITGAAGGLGRMLRENLAGIYPELRLSDIAPLDPAGEGEETVTCDLGDYDAVMDLVSGCDGIVHLGGISMENSFEAILNANLRGTYHIFEAARRHGRPRILFASSNHTIGFHERTERLDGESPYRPDSLYGLSKCYGELVARYYYDKFGVESLSVRIGSCFPEPRDRRMLATWLSGNDFCRMIEVAFAAPKLGCTMLYGASANKEQWWDNGHAAFLGWTPEETAEVYRDRVEAATPTPDPNDPAVIFQGGAFAAAGHFEDE; from the coding sequence ATGCACAAGCTGCTGATCACGGGCGCAGCCGGCGGCCTCGGCCGAATGCTGCGCGAGAACCTCGCAGGCATCTATCCGGAGCTCAGGCTCTCCGACATCGCGCCGCTCGATCCCGCGGGCGAGGGCGAGGAGACCGTGACGTGCGATCTCGGCGACTACGACGCGGTGATGGATCTCGTCTCCGGCTGCGACGGCATCGTCCATCTGGGCGGCATCTCGATGGAGAACAGTTTCGAGGCGATCCTCAACGCCAATCTGCGCGGCACCTATCACATCTTCGAGGCCGCGCGCCGGCACGGACGCCCGCGCATCCTGTTTGCGAGCTCCAACCACACGATCGGCTTCCACGAGCGTACCGAGCGGCTCGACGGCGAGAGCCCGTACCGGCCAGACAGCCTCTACGGCCTGTCGAAATGCTATGGCGAGCTGGTCGCGCGCTACTATTACGACAAGTTCGGCGTGGAGAGCCTGTCGGTCAGGATCGGATCGTGCTTTCCCGAACCGCGGGACCGGCGCATGCTTGCGACCTGGCTTTCCGGCAATGATTTCTGCCGCATGATCGAGGTCGCGTTCGCTGCGCCGAAGCTTGGCTGCACCATGCTCTACGGCGCCTCCGCCAACAAGGAGCAATGGTGGGACAACGGTCATGCCGCCTTCCTCGGCTGGACGCCGGAGGAGACCGCGGAGGTCTATCGCGACAGGGTGGAGGCGGCCACGCCGACGCCCGATCCGAACGATCCGGCCGTGATCTTCCAGGGCGGGGCCTTCGCCGCGGCCGGCCATTTCGAAGACGAATGA